The sequence TCGAGCTCTCGAACATTGCCCGGAAACCTGTGCGTCATGAGGGCGTCCATGGCGCGATCGGACATGCCACGCAAAGACTTGCGATAGCGCTTGGAAAGGCGCTCAACCAATTCTGAGACGAGCAACGGAATATCACTACGTCTTTCTCGAAGCGGGGGAATCGTCACTGTAAAGGTCGATAGACGGTAGTAGAGATCCAGTCTGAAGCGGCCTTCATCGACGGCCTTTTTCAGGTCGACGTTGGTTGCAGCCAGGATCCGGACGTCAACCTTGCTGGTCGTACTATCGCCTAGACGGTCAACCTCGCCGTTCTGGATGACCCGAAGCAGTTTCACTTGCGCTGACAAAGGCAGATCACCGATTTCGTCGAGCAGGATAGTGCCGCCACTTGCGCGCTCGAACCTTCCTGCACGGTCCAGCGTTGCACCGGTATAGGCACCCTTCCGTACGCCGAACAGTTCGGATTCGATAAGGTCCATGGGGATTGCCGCGCAATTGACCGCCACAAAGGGTTCGCTCTTCCTCTCGCTGTTGTCGTGAAGCCAGCGAGCAAAAACTTCCTTCCCTACCCCGGATTCTCCCAGCAAGAGGACATTGATGGGACTGGCCGCAGCGATCTTGAGCTGCTCAAATGCTGATCGGAAAGCTTGCGAATTGCCAACGAGATCGCACTTTTCGTCGTGCGAACGGGATATTTCCGCGCTTCTCAGGCGATCGAGTTCACTTTCCATTGCTGAAGTTGTTGGGTCTTCCGGTCCAAAATCATCGCGGTGATCGTGCCAATCTTCGGCTGGCTTTCCGACGAACCTGCAGCAACTGTCGCCTTTTCCCACACATTCCACTTCACGGAATACAATATACCTGCGCAAGAAGCGGCTGGTGTAGCCTGAAGCGTGACCGGCGAGAGACCAGCAGACCGGCCCCTCACTCTGTCCGAATTGCTGAATGTATGATTCCGCTTCCCATGACGCAGACCGCACAACTTCGCCGCGGAAGATCCCTTCCTTCCAGTCTATCTCACTGCTGACGATTTCGGCCTTGCCATTGCCTTCGAACGAATAGAGCTCCGGTCCGATCTTGAAAACATCCATCGGATCACCGCTGCCGAGCATCTTGTGGGCGAGTTCGGCATCGCGCTGTCCGGCGCTGTAGCCAGTTCTGAACAGGAGGCTTCGGGTGCGGTTTTCACCGAGCGACTCGTATAGTTCCTTGCGCAGTTCCGCCAGGGCGCTCGCGTGCAGCAGCAGCATCCGGCTTTCCTCCAGCCAGATATCGCCGCGAGTGAAGTCAATCCGTAGTTTGTTGAGGAGGTCGAATTGCTCGATCAGGTTTTCGTCTGCCATCTCCCGCTCCCTTCTTTTGAGGGTCTGAGGGACATGGCCCTAGCGATACGCGCGGTGCAGCCACCATGACATGGATCAATTTTGAACGACGTGTACAAATTTGTCGCAGGCCGTGTCTGCGGAGGATGTAGTGAACGTCAATTGGGATGTGGAAGCAATGACAGGAGAGCGGTCAAACCGATCTTGGAGGTTGGAAAAACGGACGCAGCGATCTTACGAGTGCTGGGGGCCAAAGGCTTCGTTCTCAATTCGAGCTGCGCAAGCCCGCAACTTGAGCAACAATTCCGCATCGCCAATCGCTGTTTTTGAGCCCTGCGCCTGCGAAACAGAAATCGCCGAGAGTACGTCGCCGTTCGCGTTGCGGATAGGAACAGCCAAACATCGCAATCCGATCGCAATCTCTCCATCGTCGACGGCAAAGCCCTGTTTACGGATCAATTCAAGCTCATCTGCCAATTGGATGGGATCGGTAATGGTTCGATCCGTCAGGGCCACAAAAGGACCTCCTGCAAGGTAAGCGCCCCTTTCGAGATCGGGAAGATTCGCCAGCAGGATCTTGCCGATACCAGAGCAGTAGGCTTCGAGCTGCATGCCAATACGCGTGAACAGATTGCCGGACCCGCGACCTGTCTTGATTCGGTAAGTGACCATCTCGTTTTCCAGAGTTCCAAGCTGGACGACGCTCTTCACTTGCATTGCGAGTGCATGGAGGATGGGGGCAGCCACGTTGGCGATCAGCTGCTTCTCGTCCAGTTTGTGCAATAGGCCCAATAGTCGTGAGCCTGCGACATGACGCCCGTTGCCAGAGGGCTTCAAATATCCTTCGGCAACAAGTGTGGTTATCTGCCGATGCGCAGTAGCAGGGGGAATTCCAGTCGATTCAGCCAGCGCAGTTACGTTGCTACGCCCCCCGTCGGCGATCACAGCGTCCAGCATCGCCAGTGTACGCTTTAGTGACGAGAGCTGCGGCGTTCTATTTCTCATTATATGAGACATAGGCCAAACCGGTCACTAGTGCAAAGGATGCGATCAATCTAACGGGAAAAAAACGACGACAGGACACGATGAATGGCGACTCCCAGCCTCGATGATCTCGCACGGCGATTGCGCGATGCCTACGATGGCGGTGCGGTCGAACCGTTGCGCGACGGTCTCTCCCCTGAGGATGCTGACTGCGCATATGCAATACAGGAGATTAACACCCGATATTGGGTAAAGCAGGGTCGGCGTATCGTTGGACGCAAGGCTGGCCTGACCGCCAAGGCGGTGCAGCAGCAGCTGGGGGTCGACCAGCCCGATTTCGGCGTGCTGTTCGAAGACATGCAAGTGTCTGATGGCGGCAGACTCGATCCCTTTCGTTGTTTGCAAGCCAAGGCTGAGGCCGAAATCGCCTTTATTCTCGGGGCTGACTTGCCTTCTCCGGTTTCCACCCCTGCCGAGGTAGCCGCTGCCGTTTCTACGGTGCATGCCGCAATCGAGATCGTCGACAGCCGAATTGCCGACTGGAAGATCACCTTTGCGGACACCGTGGCCGACAACGGCTCCTCGGCCTTTTTTTTGCTGGCGGAGCAGGGCTTGCCAATTGACGGGCTCGATCTGGCGAACGCAACCATGGAAATGACCGTGAACGGTCGGACTGCGTCGACTGGCATCGGCGCTGCTGTTCTTGGGAATCCGCTCAATGCAGCGGTGTGGCTTGCACAAACGCTGGCAAGGCGTGGTGCTCCCTTGCAAGCAGGAGATATCCTTTTGGCCGGCGCGCTTGGTCCAATGGTGGCTCTGAAAAAAGGTGATCACGTTCGCGCCGAAATCGCCGGGATCGGTGCCTGTTCCTTCACATTCACAGGAGCCTGATTATGGGCAAGATCAAGGTTGCAATCATCGGATCTGGTAACATTGGCACCGATTTGATGATCAAGGTGTTGCGCCTGTCCAAGGTGCTGGAAATGGGCGTGATGGTGG is a genomic window of Sphingopyxis sp. FD7 containing:
- a CDS encoding sigma-54-dependent Fis family transcriptional regulator; the protein is MADENLIEQFDLLNKLRIDFTRGDIWLEESRMLLLHASALAELRKELYESLGENRTRSLLFRTGYSAGQRDAELAHKMLGSGDPMDVFKIGPELYSFEGNGKAEIVSSEIDWKEGIFRGEVVRSASWEAESYIQQFGQSEGPVCWSLAGHASGYTSRFLRRYIVFREVECVGKGDSCCRFVGKPAEDWHDHRDDFGPEDPTTSAMESELDRLRSAEISRSHDEKCDLVGNSQAFRSAFEQLKIAAASPINVLLLGESGVGKEVFARWLHDNSERKSEPFVAVNCAAIPMDLIESELFGVRKGAYTGATLDRAGRFERASGGTILLDEIGDLPLSAQVKLLRVIQNGEVDRLGDSTTSKVDVRILAATNVDLKKAVDEGRFRLDLYYRLSTFTVTIPPLRERRSDIPLLVSELVERLSKRYRKSLRGMSDRAMDALMTHRFPGNVRELENLIERGVLLAMPDTWIELEHLFAGGILPDPEGLLLDSKGQFRMDSSPALQMAYARIFDADLPLEAHERALFELALRRSKGNKSQAARRLGLSRRQFTYKWKAITGSECNTPQDSYH
- a CDS encoding IclR family transcriptional regulator, with the translated sequence MSHIMRNRTPQLSSLKRTLAMLDAVIADGGRSNVTALAESTGIPPATAHRQITTLVAEGYLKPSGNGRHVAGSRLLGLLHKLDEKQLIANVAAPILHALAMQVKSVVQLGTLENEMVTYRIKTGRGSGNLFTRIGMQLEAYCSGIGKILLANLPDLERGAYLAGGPFVALTDRTITDPIQLADELELIRKQGFAVDDGEIAIGLRCLAVPIRNANGDVLSAISVSQAQGSKTAIGDAELLLKLRACAARIENEAFGPQHS
- a CDS encoding 2-keto-4-pentenoate hydratase, with the translated sequence MATPSLDDLARRLRDAYDGGAVEPLRDGLSPEDADCAYAIQEINTRYWVKQGRRIVGRKAGLTAKAVQQQLGVDQPDFGVLFEDMQVSDGGRLDPFRCLQAKAEAEIAFILGADLPSPVSTPAEVAAAVSTVHAAIEIVDSRIADWKITFADTVADNGSSAFFLLAEQGLPIDGLDLANATMEMTVNGRTASTGIGAAVLGNPLNAAVWLAQTLARRGAPLQAGDILLAGALGPMVALKKGDHVRAEIAGIGACSFTFTGA